Proteins encoded together in one Vigna angularis cultivar LongXiaoDou No.4 chromosome 5, ASM1680809v1, whole genome shotgun sequence window:
- the LOC108340054 gene encoding protein trichome birefringence-like 42 isoform X2 yields MAFYFRLCALVFAVLLSVASPLYLVQANACDFSLGNWVVDDSHYPLYDASRDCPFIVRGFNCLRNGRPDQDYLKYRWKPSGCDLPRFDGVNFLERYKESSYALSTPTKYLSVFTIPEFDVSIVWLKNGFLVDVVHDKEKGRIVKLDSIKSGYMWKGDVLIFNTYHWWTHLNESETVQFQVGNETIKNMDPMEAYKIGLTTWSKWIDANIDPSMTKVLFQGIAASHFEGKGCLKESEPAEGAQPPYPGVEIVRNVLSSMSYPVYLLDITFLTQLRIDGHPSIYTGKGTSYVDCSHWCLAGAPDAWNEILYAVLLGL; encoded by the exons ATGGCATTCTATTTCCGGTTGTGTGCTCTGGTTTTTGCTGTTCTATTGTCAGTGGCATCTCCACTATACCTTGTTCAAGCCAATGCTTGTGATTTTTCTCTCGGAAATTGGGTTGTTGATGACTCCCACTACCCTCTCTATGATGCCTCAAGAGATTGCCCCTTCATCGTTCGGGGATTCAATTGCCTCAGAAATGGTAGACCTGATCAAGATTACCTCAAGTATAGATGGAAACCCTCTGGGTGTGATCTTCCCCG ATTTGATGGGGTGAATTTCTTGGAGAGATACAAAG AATCAAGTTATGCCTTATCAACACCCACAAAGTATCTCTCTGTATTCACAATTCCG GAATTTGATGTTTCAATTGTGTGGTTGAAAAATGGGTTCCTAGTGGATGTGGTTCATGACAAAGAAAAGGGCAGGATTGTGAAACTGGACTCCATTAAATCTGGGTACATGTGGAAAGGAGATGTATTGATTTTCAATACCTATCATTGGTGGACCCACTTGAATGAGTCTGAAAC GGTTCAATTTCAAGTAGGCAATGAAACAATAAAGAACATGGATCCCATGGAAGCTTACAAGATTGGGTTAACAACTTGGTCTAAATGGATCGATGCTAACATTGATCCCTCGATGACAAAAGTTTTGTTCCAAGGAATTGCTGCATCCCATTTTGA GGGAAAGGGGTGTCTGAAAGAAAGTGAGCCAGCAGAAGGAGCACAGCCACCTTATCCTGGTGTAGAAATTGTGAGGAATGTTTTGAGCAGTATGTCATATCCTGTGTATTTGCTTGACATTACATTTCTGACACAGCTGAGAATAGATGGCCATCCTTCTATATATACAGGCAAAGGCACCTCTTATGTGGACTGTAGTCACTGGTGTCTAGCTGGTGCACCTGATGCTTGGAATGAAATTTTGTATGCTGTTCTGCTTGgactttaa
- the LOC108340054 gene encoding protein trichome birefringence-like 42 isoform X1 — MAFYFRLCALVFAVLLSVASPLYLVQANACDFSLGNWVVDDSHYPLYDASRDCPFIVRGFNCLRNGRPDQDYLKYRWKPSGCDLPRFDGVNFLERYKGKKIMFVGDSISNNMWQSLTCLLHNAVPESSYALSTPTKYLSVFTIPEFDVSIVWLKNGFLVDVVHDKEKGRIVKLDSIKSGYMWKGDVLIFNTYHWWTHLNESETVQFQVGNETIKNMDPMEAYKIGLTTWSKWIDANIDPSMTKVLFQGIAASHFEGKGCLKESEPAEGAQPPYPGVEIVRNVLSSMSYPVYLLDITFLTQLRIDGHPSIYTGKGTSYVDCSHWCLAGAPDAWNEILYAVLLGL; from the exons ATGGCATTCTATTTCCGGTTGTGTGCTCTGGTTTTTGCTGTTCTATTGTCAGTGGCATCTCCACTATACCTTGTTCAAGCCAATGCTTGTGATTTTTCTCTCGGAAATTGGGTTGTTGATGACTCCCACTACCCTCTCTATGATGCCTCAAGAGATTGCCCCTTCATCGTTCGGGGATTCAATTGCCTCAGAAATGGTAGACCTGATCAAGATTACCTCAAGTATAGATGGAAACCCTCTGGGTGTGATCTTCCCCG ATTTGATGGGGTGAATTTCTTGGAGAGATACAAAGGTAAGAAGATAATGTTTGTTGGGGACTCCATAAGCAACAACATGTGGCAATCATTAACTTGTTTGCTTCACAATGCTGTCCCAGAATCAAGTTATGCCTTATCAACACCCACAAAGTATCTCTCTGTATTCACAATTCCG GAATTTGATGTTTCAATTGTGTGGTTGAAAAATGGGTTCCTAGTGGATGTGGTTCATGACAAAGAAAAGGGCAGGATTGTGAAACTGGACTCCATTAAATCTGGGTACATGTGGAAAGGAGATGTATTGATTTTCAATACCTATCATTGGTGGACCCACTTGAATGAGTCTGAAAC GGTTCAATTTCAAGTAGGCAATGAAACAATAAAGAACATGGATCCCATGGAAGCTTACAAGATTGGGTTAACAACTTGGTCTAAATGGATCGATGCTAACATTGATCCCTCGATGACAAAAGTTTTGTTCCAAGGAATTGCTGCATCCCATTTTGA GGGAAAGGGGTGTCTGAAAGAAAGTGAGCCAGCAGAAGGAGCACAGCCACCTTATCCTGGTGTAGAAATTGTGAGGAATGTTTTGAGCAGTATGTCATATCCTGTGTATTTGCTTGACATTACATTTCTGACACAGCTGAGAATAGATGGCCATCCTTCTATATATACAGGCAAAGGCACCTCTTATGTGGACTGTAGTCACTGGTGTCTAGCTGGTGCACCTGATGCTTGGAATGAAATTTTGTATGCTGTTCTGCTTGgactttaa